In Campylobacter concisus, a single window of DNA contains:
- a CDS encoding GNAT family N-acetyltransferase — translation MKFQIRKASEGDIDVICELVRELAAYEKMSDQVTFTNEIFADSIFNKNHAKALICESEGRVIGYAIYFYTFSTFLGLGGIYLEDIYVKKEFRNQGIGKAFFKFLAQICKDENLKRLEWCCLNGNEPSIKFYESMGAKNQSLEWRTYRLDGENLEKLLNL, via the coding sequence ATGAAATTTCAAATAAGAAAAGCGAGTGAGGGCGATATAGACGTGATCTGTGAGCTTGTAAGAGAGCTTGCGGCTTACGAAAAAATGAGTGATCAAGTCACTTTTACAAATGAAATTTTTGCAGACTCTATCTTTAACAAAAACCATGCAAAAGCCCTTATCTGCGAGAGTGAGGGCAGGGTGATAGGATATGCTATCTATTTTTACACATTTTCTACATTTTTAGGGCTTGGTGGGATCTATCTTGAGGACATTTACGTCAAAAAAGAATTTAGAAATCAAGGTATCGGCAAGGCATTTTTTAAATTTTTAGCTCAAATTTGCAAGGATGAAAATTTAAAAAGGCTTGAATGGTGCTGCCTAAACGGGAATGAGCCAAGCATCAAATTTTATGAAAGCATGGGTGCTAAAAATCAATCTCTTGAGTGGAGAACCTACCGCTTAGACGGCGAAAATTTAGAAAAACTTTTAAATTTATAG
- the nusA gene encoding transcription termination factor NusA: MERISDIIESIANEKNLEIEDVKERVIRALINTAKRVYGENYEYDVSIDANKNLKLYQKISIVANNDERLAEDNEHFLSLKEAKKIDSGVEIGDELTYELSLDNLGRTAAQTLHKELEYHIQRLVEEKILQKYNEMSGHMVFGPVVRVDNDENTFIEIDELRAILPRKNRIKGEKFKVGDVVKAVIRKVFTDKNLGIKVELSRTSPKFLEALLTSEVPEIKDGGIIIQGSARIPGERAKVALISTTPNIDPVGATVGTKGVRINAVSKELHGESIDAIEYTTEPAILVARAMAPAIITSVKIEENKAIVTLASEQKSKAIGKNGINIRLASMLTGYEIELNELGSKTSSGDSDGGMVKDLKALFGDN; encoded by the coding sequence ATGGAAAGAATATCAGACATTATAGAGTCAATTGCAAATGAGAAAAATTTAGAGATAGAAGATGTAAAAGAGCGCGTCATAAGAGCCTTGATAAACACTGCAAAAAGGGTTTATGGCGAAAATTATGAATATGATGTAAGCATCGATGCAAATAAAAATTTAAAGCTTTATCAAAAAATTTCAATCGTAGCAAACAACGATGAGAGGCTTGCTGAAGACAATGAGCACTTTTTAAGCTTAAAAGAGGCTAAAAAGATAGATAGTGGCGTAGAGATCGGAGATGAGCTCACTTACGAGCTAAGCCTTGATAACCTTGGCAGAACAGCCGCCCAAACACTTCACAAAGAGCTTGAGTATCACATCCAGCGCCTAGTCGAAGAGAAAATTTTACAAAAATATAATGAGATGAGCGGCCACATGGTATTTGGTCCTGTTGTTAGGGTTGATAACGACGAAAACACCTTTATCGAGATAGACGAGCTTCGTGCCATCTTGCCACGCAAAAACCGCATAAAAGGCGAGAAATTTAAAGTAGGCGATGTGGTAAAAGCGGTCATTAGAAAAGTTTTTACAGATAAAAATTTAGGCATAAAGGTCGAGCTTTCAAGGACTTCGCCAAAATTTCTTGAAGCTCTACTAACTTCAGAGGTGCCTGAGATAAAAGATGGCGGCATTATCATTCAAGGAAGTGCAAGGATCCCTGGTGAAAGGGCTAAAGTAGCGCTCATCTCAACTACTCCAAACATCGATCCAGTCGGTGCAACGGTCGGCACAAAGGGCGTTAGGATAAATGCCGTAAGCAAAGAGCTTCATGGTGAGAGCATCGACGCGATCGAATACACCACTGAGCCAGCGATCTTGGTGGCTCGCGCTATGGCACCTGCGATCATCACATCTGTAAAGATCGAAGAAAATAAGGCAATTGTAACGCTTGCAAGCGAACAAAAGAGCAAGGCGATCGGCAAAAACGGCATAAATATCCGCCTAGCAAGCATGCTAACTGGCTATGAGATCGAGCTAAACGAGCTTGGTTCGAAAACTAGTAGTGGCGATAGTGACGGCGGAATGGTCAAGGATCTAAAAGCACTCTTTGGTGACAACTAA
- the rho gene encoding transcription termination factor Rho encodes MENNQTEQSAAQNTKTTKKHQASRTHIPVDGHKIEELRTLSLDELVQIANSVGVENPREFRRQDLIFEILKTQTKQGGFILFTGILEITNEGYGFLRAVDANLSDSSNDAYVSNSQIRKFALRVGDIITGQVREPKDQEKYYALLKIEAVNYMPLADAKERPLFDNLTPLFPTEKLNLEYDPMKLTGRVLDLFTPIGKGQRGLIVAPPRSGKTELMKELAHGIAKNHPEAQLMVLLVDERPEEVTDMQRCVKGEVFSSTFDLPALNHVRVAELVIEKAKRLVEMGKDVIILLDSITRLARAYNTVTPPSGKVLTGGVDANALHKPKRFFGAARNIEHGGSLTIIATALIDTGSRMDEVIFEEFKGTGNSEIVLDRNISDRRIYPAINVLKSGTRKEELLQKPDELQKIWAIRSAIATMDDVEALKFLYAKMLKTKDNKELLSILNE; translated from the coding sequence ACATCAAGCATCAAGAACACACATACCAGTAGATGGACACAAGATCGAAGAGCTAAGAACGCTTAGTTTAGATGAGCTAGTGCAGATCGCAAATAGCGTTGGTGTTGAAAATCCACGAGAATTTCGTAGGCAGGATTTGATATTTGAGATACTAAAAACCCAGACAAAACAAGGCGGCTTTATACTATTTACTGGAATTTTGGAGATCACAAATGAAGGTTATGGCTTTTTAAGAGCTGTTGATGCAAATTTAAGTGACAGCTCAAATGACGCTTACGTTTCAAACTCGCAGATCCGTAAATTTGCACTTCGTGTGGGCGACATCATCACTGGCCAAGTAAGAGAGCCAAAAGATCAGGAAAAATACTACGCTCTTTTAAAGATAGAAGCGGTAAATTACATGCCTCTAGCAGACGCAAAAGAGAGGCCACTCTTTGACAACCTAACCCCATTATTTCCAACTGAAAAGCTAAATTTAGAGTATGATCCGATGAAGCTAACGGGCCGTGTGCTTGATCTTTTCACGCCTATCGGTAAAGGTCAGCGTGGTCTAATCGTCGCACCTCCAAGAAGCGGTAAAACTGAGCTTATGAAAGAGTTAGCTCACGGCATTGCCAAAAATCACCCAGAAGCCCAGCTAATGGTACTTCTAGTAGATGAAAGACCAGAAGAAGTTACCGATATGCAGCGCTGCGTAAAAGGCGAGGTATTTAGCTCGACATTTGACCTGCCAGCGCTTAACCATGTCCGCGTAGCAGAGCTAGTCATCGAAAAGGCAAAACGTCTAGTTGAAATGGGCAAAGACGTCATTATCCTGCTTGATAGCATAACCCGTCTAGCACGCGCCTACAACACAGTGACCCCGCCAAGTGGCAAGGTGCTAACAGGCGGCGTGGACGCAAACGCTCTTCACAAGCCAAAACGCTTCTTTGGAGCAGCTAGAAACATCGAGCATGGTGGCTCGCTAACCATCATCGCAACCGCACTTATCGACACTGGCTCACGCATGGATGAAGTGATATTTGAAGAGTTTAAAGGTACTGGAAACAGCGAGATCGTGCTTGACCGCAATATCTCAGACCGCAGAATTTACCCAGCTATCAACGTACTAAAATCAGGCACAAGAAAAGAAGAACTACTTCAAAAACCTGATGAGCTTCAAAAAATTTGGGCTATCCGCTCTGCGATCGCCACAATGGATGATGTCGAAGCGCTTAAATTTTTATACGCAAAAATGCTAAAAACAAAAGACAACAAAGAGCTTCTCTCTATCCTAAACGAGTAA
- a CDS encoding HP0268 family nuclease, producing MELKLARAELDAKPKTISLEKIEAAVEKEGQKIFYFDKENTHKQLIALVEHFEEKGLSVYHRTVKYGLDDSDYMYEVHIL from the coding sequence ATGGAGCTAAAACTTGCAAGAGCCGAATTAGACGCAAAACCAAAAACGATTTCACTAGAAAAGATAGAGGCAGCTGTCGAAAAAGAGGGTCAGAAAATTTTCTATTTTGATAAAGAAAACACACACAAACAACTAATCGCCTTAGTCGAGCACTTTGAAGAAAAAGGGCTAAGCGTTTATCACAGAACCGTGAAATACGGCCTTGATGATAGCGATTATATGTATGAAGTGCATATACTTTAA
- a CDS encoding lysophospholipid acyltransferase family protein, which yields MASCKFKNTLEKVALNVGVFFIYILMWLIFLTCKKSYTPNLLPQNGCVVVFWHGRLSFMSFAYRRWWSSQNRKQGKVIISDHKDGELITRIIKFFGIGTIRGSSSKGGARALIEALREIKQGHDVIITPDGPRGPRHSVADGAAVIAQKSSCEIYALNFEANSFWEFKSWDKMILPKPFSTINFSLSAPFSVANLEQKEAKEKIQNELWQASQNDGGKSALQNKEDFRSNLKIWWKKYAHKNPQINDEIREILDEIYEK from the coding sequence ATGGCGAGCTGCAAATTTAAAAACACCCTTGAAAAGGTCGCCCTAAATGTTGGCGTCTTTTTCATCTATATTTTGATGTGGCTCATTTTTCTAACCTGCAAAAAGAGCTACACTCCAAATCTCTTACCACAAAATGGCTGCGTCGTCGTCTTTTGGCACGGCAGACTTAGCTTTATGAGCTTTGCTTACAGACGCTGGTGGAGCAGCCAAAACAGAAAACAAGGCAAGGTGATAATAAGCGACCACAAAGATGGCGAGCTAATCACCAGAATAATCAAATTTTTTGGCATCGGCACCATTAGAGGCAGCAGCTCAAAAGGCGGTGCAAGGGCACTCATAGAAGCTCTAAGAGAGATCAAGCAAGGCCACGACGTCATCATCACACCAGATGGCCCACGCGGACCAAGACACAGCGTAGCAGACGGAGCTGCAGTGATCGCGCAAAAGTCATCTTGTGAAATTTATGCTCTAAATTTCGAAGCAAACTCGTTTTGGGAGTTTAAAAGCTGGGATAAGATGATACTTCCAAAGCCATTTTCAACTATAAATTTTAGCCTCTCAGCCCCTTTTAGCGTGGCAAATTTAGAGCAAAAAGAGGCAAAAGAGAAGATACAAAATGAGCTTTGGCAAGCCTCACAAAATGACGGCGGCAAGAGCGCTCTGCAAAACAAAGAGGACTTTAGGTCAAATTTAAAAATTTGGTGGAAAAAATATGCGCATAAAAATCCGCAAATAAATGACGAGATAAGAGAAATTTTGGACGAAATTTATGAAAAATAA
- the miaB gene encoding tRNA (N6-isopentenyl adenosine(37)-C2)-methylthiotransferase MiaB — MSKKLFIQTLGCAMNVRDSEHIIAELSQKEDYSLTQNIEEADLILINTCSVREKPVHKLFSEVGAFEKAKKRGAKIGVCGCTASHLGSEIFKRAPYVDFVLGARNVSKITKAVNTPKFISTDINHDESEYAFGEFRGSPYKSHINISIGCDKKCTYCIVPHTRGDEISIPSSLILKEVEKAAKSGAKEIFLLGQNVNNYGKRFSGMQENIDFSDLLVKISEIDGVERIRFTSPHPLHMDDKFLEIFTNNPKICKSMHMPLQSGNTKVLREMKRGYTKEWFLDRALRLRKMCPDVSISTDIIVAFPGESDNEFEDTMDVLEQVRFEQIFSFKYSPRPLTKAATFTNQIDDKTASERLTRLQNRHSEILDEIVAAQKDKIFDVYFEELRANGGVAGRSFNNFLVQVDGSEELLGTTQKVKITNPKRMVLYGELQI; from the coding sequence ATGAGTAAAAAACTCTTTATCCAAACTCTAGGTTGTGCTATGAATGTTCGTGACAGCGAGCATATCATAGCCGAGCTCTCACAAAAAGAAGACTACTCCTTAACACAAAACATCGAAGAAGCTGATTTAATCCTTATAAATACTTGCTCGGTTCGTGAAAAGCCAGTCCATAAGCTCTTTAGTGAGGTCGGAGCCTTTGAAAAAGCCAAAAAAAGAGGGGCAAAGATAGGCGTTTGCGGCTGCACTGCAAGCCATTTGGGTAGTGAAATTTTCAAGCGCGCACCTTATGTTGATTTTGTCCTTGGTGCAAGAAACGTCAGCAAGATCACAAAAGCTGTAAATACGCCTAAATTTATCTCAACCGACATCAACCACGACGAGAGCGAATATGCATTTGGCGAATTTAGAGGCTCGCCATACAAAAGCCACATCAACATCTCGATAGGCTGCGATAAAAAATGCACCTACTGTATCGTCCCGCACACTAGAGGCGATGAAATTTCTATCCCTTCAAGTCTCATCTTAAAAGAGGTAGAAAAGGCCGCAAAAAGCGGTGCAAAAGAGATATTTTTACTAGGGCAAAATGTCAATAACTATGGCAAAAGATTTTCAGGCATGCAAGAAAATATCGATTTTAGCGACCTTTTAGTAAAGATAAGTGAGATAGATGGCGTTGAGAGAATAAGATTTACAAGCCCTCATCCACTTCACATGGATGATAAATTTCTTGAAATTTTTACAAATAACCCAAAAATTTGCAAGTCTATGCACATGCCACTTCAAAGCGGAAACACCAAAGTTTTGCGCGAGATGAAGCGCGGATACACAAAAGAGTGGTTTTTAGACCGCGCGCTAAGACTTAGAAAAATGTGCCCAGATGTTAGCATCTCAACTGATATCATCGTCGCATTTCCAGGCGAGAGCGACAATGAATTTGAAGATACGATGGACGTGCTTGAGCAAGTTAGATTTGAGCAAATTTTTAGCTTTAAGTATTCGCCTCGTCCGCTCACAAAGGCAGCTACTTTTACAAATCAAATAGATGACAAGACCGCTTCAGAAAGGCTAACGCGCCTGCAAAATCGCCACAGCGAAATTTTAGACGAGATCGTGGCAGCGCAAAAAGATAAAATTTTTGATGTATATTTTGAAGAGCTAAGGGCAAATGGCGGCGTTGCTGGGCGAAGTTTTAACAACTTTTTAGTTCAAGTTGATGGCAGCGAAGAACTTCTTGGCACTACGCAAAAGGTAAAGATCACAAATCCAAAACGAATGGTTTTGTATGGCGAGCTGCAAATTTAA